One Polaribacter sp. SA4-12 genomic window carries:
- a CDS encoding ABC transporter permease encodes MKIKYLSEIAIALMLARWKQTLVAAIGVTFSIALFVTLLGFMEGLNQLLDGIVLNRTPHIRLYNDIKPSKLQPIDLSKDFKGYHHFISSVKPVNTRKEIYNAQQIINKLKKEELVLGVAPKISAQVFYNLGNIDLNGIINGVEVDQEAKLFAFDDYVIEGNYQKLNIISNSIILGKGVADVINAKLGDMITVTSSEGEQFSLKVIGFFQSGIPEIDKVQSFASLSTTRKLLGVNSNYISDIQIKLKDLNMAPKLAAEYEALFRINAEDIQTANAQFETGSSVRSIISYAVGITLLIVSGFGIYNILNMLIYEKMDTIAILKATGFASSDVKKIFISISLSIGVAGAFGGVLIGFLMLSVIDAIPFSAPSLPSVETYPIDYGLQYYTIAVIFAMITTFLAGWMPAKKASNVDPVTIIRGK; translated from the coding sequence ATGAAAATAAAGTACCTTTCAGAAATTGCTATTGCACTGATGCTTGCTAGATGGAAACAGACCTTAGTAGCTGCTATTGGTGTTACGTTTAGTATTGCACTTTTTGTAACACTTCTAGGCTTTATGGAAGGTTTAAATCAGTTGCTAGATGGTATCGTTTTAAATAGAACACCACATATTCGTTTGTACAATGATATAAAGCCTTCTAAACTACAACCGATAGATCTAAGTAAAGATTTTAAAGGGTATCACCATTTTATAAGTTCTGTAAAACCTGTAAATACGCGAAAAGAAATTTACAACGCGCAACAAATAATAAATAAGCTAAAAAAAGAAGAACTTGTCTTAGGTGTAGCTCCAAAAATATCTGCTCAAGTTTTTTACAACCTTGGAAATATTGATTTGAATGGAATTATAAACGGAGTAGAAGTCGATCAAGAGGCAAAGCTTTTTGCTTTTGATGATTATGTAATTGAAGGAAACTATCAGAAATTAAACATTATTTCAAACAGTATTATCCTAGGCAAAGGAGTTGCTGATGTTATTAATGCTAAATTGGGTGATATGATAACTGTTACTTCTTCTGAAGGTGAACAATTTTCCTTAAAAGTGATTGGTTTTTTCCAGTCTGGCATACCAGAGATAGACAAAGTACAAAGTTTCGCTAGCTTATCAACTACACGAAAATTATTGGGTGTAAATAGCAATTACATAAGCGACATTCAAATAAAGCTCAAAGACTTAAATATGGCTCCTAAATTGGCTGCTGAATACGAAGCGCTCTTTAGAATTAATGCTGAAGATATTCAAACTGCAAATGCCCAATTTGAAACAGGAAGTAGTGTGCGCTCCATAATCTCATACGCAGTAGGAATTACGTTGCTTATTGTATCTGGTTTTGGAATTTACAATATCCTAAATATGCTTATTTATGAAAAAATGGACACTATTGCTATTCTAAAAGCTACTGGGTTTGCAAGTAGTGATGTAAAAAAGATATTCATCTCAATATCTTTGAGTATTGGAGTTGCAGGTGCGTTTGGAGGTGTTTTAATTGGTTTTTTGATGTTATCAGTCATTGATGCAATTCCATTTAGTGCGCCTTCATTACCATCAGTTGAAACTTATCCTATTGATTATGGACTACAGTACTATACCATAGCTGTAATTTTCGCAATGATAACAACTTTTTTAGCTGGTTGGATGCCTGCCAAAAAAGCAAGTAATGTTGATCCTGTAACAATTATAAGAGGAAAATAA
- a CDS encoding DUF4442 domain-containing protein, whose translation MKFTPRKVNLFNLVKLPLAYLGGVRVRSITDTEVVVTIKHRWMNQNPFNSMFWAAQGMAAEMPTGVLVMKAIHDSKRKVSMLVTNQEAQFFKKATGRITFSCKGGNEIREAIQESIKTGEGQVIVLTSEGKNKDGVVVSKFQFHWSLRVK comes from the coding sequence ATGAAATTTACGCCAAGAAAAGTCAACCTTTTTAACCTTGTAAAACTCCCTTTAGCATATTTAGGCGGAGTAAGAGTGCGTTCTATTACAGATACAGAAGTTGTGGTTACTATAAAACATAGGTGGATGAATCAAAATCCTTTTAATAGTATGTTTTGGGCAGCTCAAGGAATGGCAGCAGAAATGCCAACTGGTGTTTTGGTTATGAAAGCAATACATGATTCTAAACGAAAAGTTTCTATGTTAGTAACAAACCAAGAAGCGCAATTCTTTAAAAAAGCTACGGGTAGAATTACTTTTTCTTGTAAAGGAGGAAATGAAATAAGAGAAGCGATTCAAGAATCTATAAAAACGGGAGAAGGACAAGTTATTGTTTTAACATCCGAAGGAAAAAATAAGGATGGAGTAGTGGTTTCTAAATTCCAATTTCATTGGAGTTTGAGAGTAAAGTAA
- a CDS encoding DUF2971 domain-containing protein has translation MKKPSGIVYKYRNLNDENHKNMLLKNEVYLSSPNDFNDPFDCKISLNHHLLDTEEKIEAYIKKGTSENIDLLIKNNKSIENEENKLRTNLQNIDEYQKEYERRNSNYVNKNIGVLSMSRKWDSILMWSHYGDFHKGYCIGFNEKSLIDSKCFEFGGDVNYTNDFPIINPLIDYNVKDRVFSQTHYKAKEWEYEEEFRLANLYFDKTEKMSIRIVTVPEKCIVEVILGLNIEEKNKKEIIIECKKRNIPVYQISKDKYKFKIIKKLIN, from the coding sequence ATGAAAAAACCATCAGGTATTGTTTATAAGTATCGAAATTTGAATGATGAAAATCATAAGAATATGTTGCTGAAAAATGAAGTTTATTTATCTTCTCCTAATGACTTCAATGATCCATTTGATTGTAAAATCAGTTTGAACCATCATCTTCTAGATACTGAAGAAAAAATAGAGGCTTATATTAAAAAAGGTACTTCTGAGAATATTGACTTATTAATTAAGAATAATAAAAGCATTGAAAACGAAGAAAATAAACTTAGAACTAATCTTCAAAACATAGATGAATATCAAAAGGAATATGAGCGAAGAAATTCAAATTATGTAAATAAAAACATAGGTGTGCTTTCTATGAGCCGAAAATGGGACTCTATTCTTATGTGGAGTCATTATGGTGATTTTCATAAAGGCTATTGTATCGGATTTAACGAAAAAAGTCTAATTGATTCTAAGTGTTTTGAATTCGGAGGAGATGTGAATTACACAAATGATTTTCCTATAATAAATCCCCTTATAGACTACAATGTAAAAGATCGAGTTTTTTCACAAACTCACTATAAAGCAAAAGAATGGGAATATGAAGAAGAGTTCAGATTAGCAAATTTATATTTTGATAAGACTGAAAAAATGTCTATTAGAATAGTTACAGTACCCGAAAAATGCATCGTAGAAGTAATTCTTGGACTAAATATTGAAGAAAAAAATAAGAAAGAAATTATTATTGAATGTAAAAAACGCAATATTCCTGTTTACCAGATATCCAAAGACAAATATAAATTTAAGATTATTAAAAAATTGATAAATTAA
- a CDS encoding nuclear transport factor 2 family protein codes for MNSFLEPFKNSLVFKVILFLAMFFYNFVLNAQVNEIPKYKASNIKLHKEISKMDSIYFTAYNTCDIKTQAALYADDLEFFHDKGGLSTDKEGLLKALKENICNKVTRTLIKGSIEVYPIHNYGAIQIGYHKFYNKQEPNAKSIPSKFIVVWKKENESWKMTKVISLH; via the coding sequence ATGAATTCTTTTTTAGAACCTTTTAAAAATTCACTTGTATTTAAAGTGATACTATTTTTAGCAATGTTTTTTTACAACTTTGTTTTAAATGCACAAGTAAATGAAATTCCTAAATACAAAGCTTCAAATATTAAGCTTCATAAAGAAATTTCTAAAATGGATAGTATCTATTTTACAGCTTACAATACATGTGATATTAAAACACAAGCAGCTCTTTATGCTGATGATCTTGAATTTTTTCATGACAAAGGAGGTTTATCTACTGATAAAGAAGGACTTTTAAAAGCCTTAAAAGAAAACATTTGTAATAAAGTAACCAGAACTTTAATTAAAGGAAGCATAGAAGTATATCCTATACACAACTATGGCGCAATACAAATTGGTTATCATAAGTTTTATAATAAACAAGAACCGAATGCAAAATCCATTCCTAGTAAGTTTATTGTAGTTTGGAAAAAAGAAAATGAAAGTTGGAAAATGACGAAAGTTATTAGCCTTCACTAA
- a CDS encoding ABC transporter ATP-binding protein gives MEKKILLEARSIYKSFHDPIKIDVLKDVSFCLNRGEYASIIGRSGSGKSTLLYILSTMDTDFTGELLLDGISIRKKSEKELAAIRNEKIGFVFQFHYLLNEFTAIKNVMLPGFKLNKLSEEELEHNAYQFLKDLGIEKLAKKMAYQLSGGEKQRVAIARSMINDPLIIMCDEPTGNLDSKNADIVFNIFKELTENYNKTLLVVTHDLDFAEKTGRIIELQDGKVIRT, from the coding sequence ATGGAGAAAAAAATTTTACTTGAAGCACGGTCTATTTACAAATCATTTCATGACCCTATTAAAATTGATGTTTTAAAAGATGTTTCCTTTTGCCTTAATAGAGGAGAATATGCATCCATTATTGGTAGATCTGGAAGTGGAAAATCAACGCTACTTTATATTCTTTCTACGATGGATACAGATTTTACTGGTGAGCTTTTATTAGATGGAATAAGTATTCGTAAAAAATCAGAAAAGGAACTTGCTGCTATAAGGAATGAGAAAATTGGTTTTGTTTTCCAATTCCATTATTTGCTCAATGAATTTACTGCAATAAAGAATGTAATGTTACCAGGTTTCAAACTAAACAAATTAAGCGAAGAAGAATTAGAACACAATGCTTATCAATTTTTAAAAGATTTGGGTATAGAAAAATTAGCTAAAAAAATGGCATATCAATTGTCTGGTGGTGAAAAACAACGTGTGGCAATAGCGAGGTCTATGATTAATGACCCACTAATTATTATGTGTGATGAACCTACGGGTAACTTAGATAGTAAAAACGCAGATATTGTTTTTAATATATTTAAAGAACTTACAGAAAACTATAACAAAACATTACTGGTAGTAACGCACGACTTAGATTTTGCAGAAAAAACAGGAAGAATTATAGAACTTCAAGATGGAAAAGTGATACGTACTTAA
- a CDS encoding PspC domain-containing protein — MNKTININLGGFFFHIDEVAYQKLKRYLESISKSLSDDPQGKNEIIADIEARISELLSEKITDARQVINEGDIDNIIVIMGQPEDYAEAEEEYNDSSYSYKRNSASGKKLFRDGDDKFLGGVASGIAHYFDVDTIWIRLGLLALFFGAGFGIILYIILWILLPEAKTTAEKLQMEGEPVNIDNIEKKIREEFNNVSENVTEFASKASEKIKDGASEFSEKMNQTFSGKTKKNNGLQDFINVLGKIILVFFKVIGKFIGAILVFIAAAVILSLIISGFSFGSIGFLNVDGDFSRVIEVLQGATIPFWLIITTVILLVGIPFLILFVLGLRILSSSVKQFSKPTSLTLLGIWIIALLTMIFTLIEFGSSHANYGDFSKKTVINIVENDTISLKIINDDDIHYKHNLRTDSHKYEVDINGYSKVYSNNVKVDVKKSNTDEAYLVLQKESRGRSSNSANKNAEKIEYNFDIIDNTIVLDGYYISDLKNMWKDEEVNVTFYIPEGITVYFDNSIKNFLNNVENETDIYDKEMGRHHFKMTDETLKCTDCVDEIDEDEIIEKESI; from the coding sequence ATGAATAAGACAATCAACATAAACTTAGGCGGATTTTTCTTCCATATAGATGAAGTTGCCTATCAGAAATTAAAACGATATTTAGAATCTATTTCTAAATCGTTAAGTGATGATCCTCAAGGAAAAAACGAAATCATTGCAGATATAGAAGCACGTATTAGTGAATTGTTATCAGAAAAAATAACAGATGCTAGACAAGTAATCAATGAAGGTGATATTGATAACATTATTGTTATTATGGGACAACCAGAAGATTACGCTGAAGCTGAAGAAGAATATAATGATTCTAGTTATTCTTATAAGAGAAATAGCGCTTCAGGAAAAAAACTATTTAGAGATGGTGATGATAAATTTTTAGGTGGTGTTGCATCTGGTATTGCTCATTATTTTGATGTAGATACAATCTGGATACGTCTTGGTTTATTAGCCCTTTTCTTTGGAGCTGGTTTTGGAATTATCTTATACATTATCCTTTGGATTTTATTACCTGAAGCAAAAACTACTGCTGAAAAATTGCAGATGGAAGGTGAACCTGTAAACATTGATAATATTGAGAAAAAAATTCGTGAAGAATTTAACAATGTTTCAGAAAATGTAACTGAATTTGCGAGCAAAGCATCAGAAAAAATAAAAGATGGTGCTAGTGAATTTTCAGAAAAAATGAATCAGACTTTTTCGGGAAAGACAAAAAAAAATAACGGATTACAAGATTTTATCAACGTTTTAGGCAAGATTATTCTTGTGTTTTTTAAAGTGATTGGTAAATTTATTGGAGCAATATTAGTCTTTATTGCAGCAGCAGTTATTTTATCACTAATTATTAGTGGGTTTTCTTTTGGAAGTATTGGGTTTTTAAATGTTGATGGAGATTTTTCTAGAGTAATAGAAGTACTTCAAGGAGCTACAATTCCTTTTTGGCTAATTATTACAACTGTAATTTTACTTGTCGGAATTCCTTTTTTAATTCTGTTTGTTTTAGGATTAAGAATTTTATCTAGTAGCGTAAAACAATTTAGCAAACCAACATCTCTAACATTATTAGGAATTTGGATAATCGCTTTATTAACAATGATTTTTACATTGATAGAATTTGGAAGTTCGCATGCTAATTATGGAGATTTTTCAAAGAAAACAGTTATAAATATTGTTGAGAATGACACGATTTCGTTAAAAATTATAAATGATGATGATATTCATTACAAGCATAATTTAAGAACAGATTCTCATAAATATGAAGTTGATATCAATGGATATTCTAAAGTATACTCTAACAACGTAAAAGTAGATGTTAAAAAAAGTAATACTGATGAAGCATATCTTGTTCTTCAAAAAGAATCTCGTGGAAGAAGCAGTAATAGTGCAAATAAAAATGCTGAAAAAATTGAGTACAACTTCGACATTATAGACAACACGATTGTTTTAGATGGATACTATATATCCGATTTAAAAAATATGTGGAAAGATGAAGAAGTAAATGTAACATTTTACATCCCAGAAGGAATTACTGTTTATTTTGATAATTCAATTAAAAACTTCTTGAATAATGTAGAAAATGAAACTGACATTTATGACAAAGAAATGGGAAGACATCATTTTAAAATGACAGACGAAACATTAAAATGTACAGATTGTGTTGATGAAATTGACGAAGATGAAATTATTGAAAAAGAAAGTATTTAA
- a CDS encoding S1/P1 nuclease produces the protein MKIKLFLLISMFFFSNPTAEETVFWGPTGHRTTGKIAEMHLTNKAKRKIDKLLKGESLAFVSTFGDQIKSDKKYNKFYSWHYVNMDLDQKYADAEKNPKGDLVTGINKCIQVLKDEKSSEADKVFYLKFLVHLVGDLHQPLHIGQREDKGGNTVQVQWFGQGTNLHTVWDSKMIEEWNMSYLELAKNAKDLSKDEIKAIEKGSVLEWVDEVHQITKEVYKSAKVGENLKYRYSYDHLGTVRTQLQKGGIRLAKILNEIFC, from the coding sequence ATGAAAATCAAATTATTTTTATTGATATCAATGTTCTTTTTCTCAAACCCTACAGCAGAAGAAACTGTATTCTGGGGGCCAACAGGACATAGAACTACAGGTAAAATTGCAGAAATGCATTTAACTAATAAAGCAAAAAGAAAAATTGACAAATTATTAAAAGGTGAAAGTTTAGCCTTTGTTTCTACTTTTGGTGATCAGATAAAATCTGATAAAAAATATAACAAATTTTATTCTTGGCATTATGTAAATATGGATTTGGATCAGAAATATGCTGATGCAGAAAAAAATCCTAAAGGAGATTTAGTAACAGGAATAAATAAATGTATTCAAGTTTTAAAAGACGAAAAGAGTTCTGAAGCAGACAAAGTATTTTACTTAAAATTTCTAGTTCATTTGGTAGGAGATTTACACCAACCACTACATATCGGACAACGTGAAGATAAAGGTGGAAATACGGTACAAGTACAATGGTTTGGACAAGGAACAAACTTACATACAGTTTGGGATTCTAAAATGATTGAAGAATGGAATATGAGTTATTTAGAATTGGCTAAAAACGCAAAAGATTTATCAAAAGATGAAATTAAAGCCATCGAAAAAGGATCTGTTCTAGAGTGGGTTGATGAAGTTCATCAAATTACAAAAGAAGTATACAAGTCTGCAAAAGTAGGCGAGAATTTAAAATACAGATATTCTTATGATCATTTAGGAACTGTAAGAACACAATTGCAAAAAGGTGGAATTCGTTTAGCAAAAATTTTAAACGAAATTTTCTGCTAG
- a CDS encoding TlpA disulfide reductase family protein: protein MIKKYMYALFFVSLLFSCKKDEPKVAAKNITSVKSYTYKELKPLLEKKDGKTYVINFWATWCAPCVKELPAFEKLNKEYADKNVEVILVSLDFPKQVEKRLLPFINKKNLQSKVVLLDDVNEDVWIKDIDSTWSGALPATLIYSAKGRKFYEQSFDYELLEAELKALL, encoded by the coding sequence ATGATTAAAAAATATATGTACGCTTTATTCTTTGTGTCACTTTTGTTTTCTTGTAAAAAGGATGAGCCTAAAGTTGCTGCTAAAAATATAACTTCTGTAAAGTCTTACACTTACAAAGAGTTAAAACCTTTGTTAGAAAAGAAAGATGGTAAAACCTATGTAATCAATTTTTGGGCAACTTGGTGTGCACCTTGTGTGAAAGAATTACCGGCATTCGAAAAATTAAATAAAGAATATGCTGATAAAAATGTAGAAGTAATTTTGGTGAGTTTAGATTTTCCTAAACAAGTTGAAAAAAGATTACTTCCTTTTATCAATAAAAAGAACTTACAATCTAAAGTTGTTTTATTAGATGATGTAAATGAAGATGTTTGGATAAAAGATATCGATTCTACTTGGTCTGGAGCATTACCTGCTACATTAATATACAGCGCTAAAGGAAGAAAGTTTTACGAACAATCTTTTGATTATGAACTATTAGAAGCTGAATTAAAAGCATTATTATAA
- a CDS encoding thioredoxin family protein — protein sequence MKFKKMILMLFVVVIATAFTNKAIEGYKVGDTIEDFKLKNIDDKMVSLSDYTDAKGFVIIFTCNMCPYSVANEDRIVALDKKYKQLGFPVIAINPNDPEVSRGDSFEDMKVRASEKGFTFPYLFDEGQKVYPKFGATKTPHVYIVSKKNMKVEYIGAIDNNSRDADNVTEKYVEDAVDALLASKKPTKTETRAIGCSIKVLR from the coding sequence ATGAAATTCAAAAAAATGATTCTAATGCTATTCGTAGTTGTAATAGCAACAGCATTTACAAACAAAGCAATTGAAGGTTATAAAGTAGGTGATACCATTGAAGATTTTAAGTTGAAAAACATTGATGATAAAATGGTTTCCTTATCAGATTATACAGATGCAAAAGGGTTTGTAATCATCTTTACCTGTAATATGTGTCCTTATTCTGTTGCCAATGAAGACAGAATTGTTGCTTTAGATAAAAAGTATAAGCAATTAGGATTTCCTGTAATTGCAATAAACCCAAATGATCCAGAAGTATCGAGAGGAGATAGTTTTGAAGATATGAAGGTTCGTGCATCAGAAAAAGGATTTACTTTTCCTTATTTGTTTGATGAAGGCCAGAAAGTATATCCAAAATTCGGAGCAACAAAAACGCCACACGTATATATTGTAAGTAAGAAAAATATGAAAGTTGAATATATTGGTGCAATAGATAATAATTCTAGAGACGCAGATAATGTAACAGAAAAATATGTAGAAGATGCTGTTGATGCTTTATTAGCTAGTAAAAAACCTACAAAAACAGAAACAAGAGCAATTGGTTGTTCTATAAAAGTATTGAGATAA
- a CDS encoding efflux RND transporter periplasmic adaptor subunit gives MIHKAFFLFSLILFLTLTSCNKKSKSITPEIKNITESVYASGFIKSKNQYEVFGKTNNVVKKIFVTEGTTVLKGDPIFQMDNKNLKLSTESARLTSTSADYKININKLLDAKKAIELAEKNLINDSLQYQRQKNLWKQNIGSKLEFERKELSYQNSKIDLSRSKTNYDDLKRQLKLASDQSKNNLEIAKLMEDDFIIRSEIDGVVYKVNKEEGELISSIDPIVIIGTKDFILELNIDEFDIVKVKKGQSVIIRMDSYQSQVFEGKITVIYPMMNIRTRSFKAEAIFTKNPPELYPNLTVEANILLNTKQDILTIPRKYLVNDSSVILKGGKLQKVEVGLMDYDLVEIISGIDKNTKIEMPQ, from the coding sequence ATGATTCATAAAGCATTTTTTCTCTTCTCATTAATACTCTTTTTAACGTTAACATCTTGCAATAAAAAAAGTAAGTCAATTACCCCAGAAATTAAAAACATCACTGAAAGTGTTTATGCATCAGGTTTTATAAAAAGTAAAAATCAATATGAAGTTTTTGGCAAGACAAATAATGTTGTTAAAAAAATATTTGTAACTGAAGGAACAACTGTCCTAAAAGGTGATCCCATTTTTCAAATGGATAATAAAAATTTAAAATTGTCTACAGAAAGTGCAAGACTTACCTCAACCTCTGCTGACTATAAGATAAATATAAACAAACTTCTTGATGCAAAGAAAGCAATTGAACTCGCTGAGAAAAATCTAATAAATGATTCTTTACAATATCAAAGACAAAAAAATCTTTGGAAACAAAACATTGGAAGCAAGTTAGAATTTGAAAGAAAAGAGTTGAGCTATCAAAACTCAAAAATAGACTTATCTAGATCTAAAACGAATTATGATGATCTTAAGCGTCAACTTAAATTAGCATCAGACCAAAGCAAAAACAATTTAGAAATCGCTAAATTAATGGAAGATGATTTTATCATCAGAAGCGAAATTGATGGTGTGGTATATAAAGTTAATAAAGAAGAAGGTGAATTAATTAGCTCTATAGATCCTATTGTAATTATTGGTACTAAAGATTTTATTTTAGAATTAAATATTGATGAATTTGACATTGTAAAAGTAAAGAAAGGTCAGTCAGTTATCATACGAATGGATAGTTATCAATCTCAGGTATTTGAAGGTAAAATTACCGTTATTTATCCTATGATGAATATAAGAACACGCTCCTTTAAAGCAGAGGCAATTTTTACAAAAAACCCGCCTGAACTCTACCCTAATTTAACGGTAGAAGCAAATATTCTACTCAACACAAAACAAGATATCTTAACCATACCTAGAAAATATTTAGTGAATGATTCATCTGTGATATTAAAAGGAGGTAAACTTCAAAAAGTAGAAGTTGGTTTAATGGATTATGATCTAGTGGAAATAATAAGCGGTATAGATAAAAATACCAAAATCGAAATGCCACAATAA
- a CDS encoding head GIN domain-containing protein — MKNSISKIIAILFIATIFTSCSVDMFNRVNGNRNVVTEVRKTSNKFTGIKVSTGIDLYVTQGSKNKVTVEADENLQDIIITEVEDGILKVYSEKSIWKAKARKVHVTIKNLTLLKATSGSDVYGKGIIKTDEISITATSGADIRITVDATSVETSSTSGSDIRIAGTTINHASRATSGASIEAYELESKNVLVKVTSGADINIYASEKLDASANSGGDIDFKGNPKSVNKKSSSGGDISKR, encoded by the coding sequence ATGAAAAATTCAATATCAAAAATTATCGCAATTCTATTTATAGCAACCATTTTCACTTCTTGTAGTGTAGATATGTTTAATAGAGTAAATGGAAACAGAAACGTAGTTACAGAAGTAAGAAAAACATCTAATAAATTTACAGGTATTAAAGTAAGTACTGGCATTGATTTATACGTAACTCAAGGTTCTAAAAACAAAGTAACAGTAGAAGCTGATGAAAACTTACAAGATATTATTATCACTGAAGTAGAAGATGGTATTTTAAAAGTGTATTCAGAAAAAAGTATCTGGAAAGCTAAAGCTAGAAAAGTACATGTTACTATTAAAAATTTAACGCTTTTAAAAGCAACAAGTGGTAGTGATGTTTATGGAAAAGGAATTATTAAAACTGATGAAATTTCTATTACAGCAACAAGTGGTGCAGATATAAGAATTACTGTTGATGCTACAAGTGTAGAAACTAGTTCTACAAGTGGATCTGATATTCGTATTGCAGGAACAACTATTAATCATGCTTCTAGAGCAACCAGTGGCGCTTCTATAGAAGCATATGAATTAGAAAGTAAAAATGTACTTGTAAAAGTAACAAGTGGCGCTGATATTAATATTTACGCTTCAGAAAAATTAGATGCTAGTGCAAATAGTGGTGGAGATATTGACTTTAAAGGAAACCCAAAATCAGTAAATAAAAAATCTTCATCTGGAGGAGACATCTCTAAAAGATAG
- a CDS encoding DUF4870 domain-containing protein yields the protein MKKNNENTNAFLIHISAFAGFMFPFGNIITPLIAWQTLKDRSTFLDEQGKEAVNFNISYSLYIFILTMSFIPVFIGSIFRNFDNFDNFNHININFESHNFFGVIGLASLAGILGLIKVALIIIAALKAKEGENYKYPFTIKFIK from the coding sequence ATGAAAAAAAATAACGAAAATACCAATGCATTTTTAATACATATTTCTGCTTTTGCAGGGTTTATGTTTCCTTTCGGAAATATTATTACGCCATTAATTGCATGGCAAACTTTAAAAGACAGAAGTACTTTTTTAGATGAACAAGGTAAAGAAGCTGTAAACTTTAACATCAGTTATTCTTTATATATTTTTATTCTAACGATGTCTTTTATTCCTGTTTTTATTGGTTCTATTTTTAGAAACTTCGATAATTTCGATAATTTTAATCACATAAACATCAATTTCGAGTCTCATAACTTTTTTGGAGTTATAGGATTAGCTTCATTAGCAGGAATTCTTGGTTTAATTAAAGTCGCATTAATTATAATTGCAGCTTTAAAGGCAAAAGAAGGAGAAAACTACAAGTATCCTTTTACTATAAAATTTATAAAATAA
- a CDS encoding PadR family transcriptional regulator: MKIENTKAQMRKGVLEYCILSILKKGDAYTSEILSTLKSAEMIVVEGTIYPLLTRLKNAGLLTYRWEESTSGPPRKYYVLTENGALFIKELDKTWSNLVNAVNQVISTKSTTNE; encoded by the coding sequence ATGAAGATAGAAAACACAAAAGCACAAATGCGAAAAGGTGTTTTAGAATACTGCATTTTATCCATCTTAAAAAAGGGTGATGCATATACTTCTGAAATCCTTTCAACATTAAAAAGTGCAGAAATGATTGTGGTAGAGGGAACCATATATCCGTTATTAACTCGCCTAAAAAATGCAGGTTTATTAACTTATAGATGGGAAGAATCTACCTCTGGACCACCAAGAAAATATTACGTTTTAACAGAAAACGGAGCCCTTTTTATCAAAGAACTAGATAAAACATGGAGCAATTTAGTAAACGCAGTTAACCAAGTAATTAGCACAAAATCAACTACAAATGAATAA